The sequence AGAGTTAAAACGTCGAAGACGCTCTCTCTGGGGAGTTCCGCGCTAATTGCTATGTTTTGCTGGGGAAGATGGGCATGTTGATGGTGTTGCAAGTCCTGCTATTACTTCTAATCGTTGCATCGCTAGGGTTTTACATCGTTTGTACTGTTTCCACGCTCTGGTTCTTTGTCCTGCGGCAACGACCCGACAGCACTGACCCACAACCAGTTTCGATTTTGATTCCGGTGTGTGGGGTGGATGAGGGGGCACTGGCTAACTGGACTTCCTTTTGCATCCAAGATATTCCCACCTACGAAGTCCTGTTTGGGGTAATGAACCCTGAGGATCCAGCCGTACCGATTCTCAAAACCCTGATCGCCCAATTCCCCGATCACGCTCGACTGATATTGTGCCAGGAGGTACGGGGCATCAATCACCAGATCAGTAATCTCATGCACCTGCTGGAAGCAGCCCAGTTTGAACGAATCATTTTTGCCGATAGCGACATTCGAGTCACCCCCGAATATCTGCGCATTGTCACCGCGCCCCTAGCCGATCCTGCCATTGGGGTGGTGACCTGTGGTTATCTCGATCACGCCCCGAAATTTCTAGGAGCTGCGATCGCGGCGCTGGGTCGAGGGGTGGATTTCATTCCCAGCGTCCTGATTGCCCGTAGCTTAGATGGTGGACTTAAATTTGCCTTGGGGCCAACAGTGGCGACTCGCCAATCTGTGGTGGCAAATATGGGAGGGCTACAAATGGTTGTCAACCGCATCGGTTCTGATTTCCACATGGGTAGACTGGCTGTTGCCGCAGGCTATCGGGTAGAACTATCCACCTATATTTTAGAAAACGACTGTGGGCGGGAAACCCTGAACCAGGTCTTTCAACGGGAATTACGCTGGGCACGAACCATCCGCTGGAATCGGGGAGCACAGTACTATGGGCTGGTGTTCTCCTATGGCACGGTGCATAGCCTGCTCTTAGTCTTGGTAAC comes from Neosynechococcus sphagnicola sy1 and encodes:
- a CDS encoding glycosyltransferase, producing MGMLMVLQVLLLLLIVASLGFYIVCTVSTLWFFVLRQRPDSTDPQPVSILIPVCGVDEGALANWTSFCIQDIPTYEVLFGVMNPEDPAVPILKTLIAQFPDHARLILCQEVRGINHQISNLMHLLEAAQFERIIFADSDIRVTPEYLRIVTAPLADPAIGVVTCGYLDHAPKFLGAAIAALGRGVDFIPSVLIARSLDGGLKFALGPTVATRQSVVANMGGLQMVVNRIGSDFHMGRLAVAAGYRVELSTYILENDCGRETLNQVFQRELRWARTIRWNRGAQYYGLVFSYGTVHSLLLVLVTGFQPWAIALFAAVWLVRLLQVTLAIYHLGCPHLLPWLWALPLRDWMSFVIWVAGSYGQQIYWRGRWLEVGASGTLQEKIKASN